Genomic segment of Fibrobacter sp. UWH4:
AGCGAATCAAGGAACTCGAAGCCATCATGACGAAGTTCCGCATGGACTTGCATGCCTTGGGGGCAAACCTCAAGGCCGCCGTGATGACCGAGGCGATGCGCAATGCCGAGAACCCTGACGAAGTGATTGCCGCCGTCGAGAAGACTCTCTGGATGAAGCCGCGAATCATCAGCGGCGAAGAAGAAGGCAAGCTCACCTACCGTTCCGTGAAGGAATGGCATGGCGAAGGTATCGTGACGATTGACATCGGTGGTGGATCTACGGAACTCAGCAACGGCGATACCACGTTCTCGATTCCGGTGGGCGCGCTCAAGATGTTCAAGGCGATGGGCCCGATTCCTGGCCCCGAATACAAGAAGTTCGTGAAGGAAACCTTCAAGGAAGTGTCTTTCAAGGGCATGACGAAAAAGCCTGTGTACCTGATTGGCGGCACAGGTACGGCCCTTGCGATGGTTTACCTGAACAAGCAACAGTTCGACTACAAGGCTATCGAAGGTCTGGAGCTGTCCATTAGTGACCTGGAGGCCGTGACGACAAAGATCTCGAACTTGTCAAAGGAATTGCGCGCAATGCTTCCGGGGCTTGAGAACGGACGCCACGAAGTCATTATTTGCGGGCTTTTCTGGCTCAAGTCGCTATTGGAGAAACTCCGCGTCGAAACATTTAAGATAAGTACCGCAGGTCTCCGGTTCGGACTGCTTTATGAGGATAAAAAAGCTGATGCCGGAAAAAGCTGATTCCGGGTCAAGCCCGGAATGACAATCAGCCTGGATGACCTAATCACTAACCACTGCCTACTTCCTACTGCCTACTTTCCTATGCGTATCAATAAATTCATCTCTCTCTGTGGAATTGCGAGCCGTCGCGCGGCCGACGCCTTGATTGAAGAAGGCCGCGTGCAAGTGAACGGCGACGTGATTAAGGACTTGGGCCACCAGGTCGACGAGAACGCCGACAACGTTGTTGTCGACGGCAAGCCTGCCAAGCTCCCGCGCAAGACGACGACCATTATGTTCCATAAGCCGGCCGGTTGCGTGTGTACCAAGACCGACCCGCAAGGTCGTCGCACGGTTTATGACTACTTGCCTCCGGCCTACCAGAGCCTGAAGTATGTGGGACGCCTTGACCTGCAGAGCCGCGGGTTGCTGCTGTTTACCGATGATGGTGAATTGTTGCATAGGCTCACGCATCCGAGCTATGAAATTCCACGCAGCTACTACGTGTGGACGGATCGCCCGTTATCGGAGCATGCCGCCCAAAAACTGGTGGATGGCGTCGACATCCGTGAAGAAGGGGCCGAAGAAGAGGAAATCGCCTTCGCGACGGATATCTATCTGGAAAAGGGCTTTGCGGAACTGGTACTTGTCGAAGGCAAGAACCGTGAAATCCGCCGCATGATGCGTGCCGTGGGTTACGAAATCCGAGACCTCAAGCGTGTGAGCTATTGCAAGCTGACTTTGGGAGAATTGCCTGCCGGTGAATTCCGCGAACTGACTGCCGACGAACTCAACAAAATCCGACAGGCGGTGCACATTAAATAGTGTGGAAGGTGGAATGAGGAATGTAATTTGACGTGGGATGTGATTTCACACTTCACATTTGATTTCTTCGTATGAACTGTAGAACATTATACATCGGTGATGTGCATGGATGTGCCGACGAACTCGAACGCATCGTAGAGGCTTTTGGCTTTGTGCGCGGAAAGGATACGCTGTACCAGACGGGCGATGTCATTAACAAGGGCCCCGACATGATGCGCGCGCTTCGGTTCGTGCAGGATAACGGAATCTTGACGGTGCGCGGAAACCATGAAGAGCACCTGATACGCGCGATGGAGCTTCCCGAGAGTGGCTGGACCGAAAAGCAGCGAGCGCGTTTTGCGAAACTTCCGATGGAAGAATGGACCTATATTGTATCGGTTGTCAAGCAGTGGCCTTTGTGGCGTGATACGCCCCATGCACTGCTCGTGCATGCCGGGCTTGAGCCCGGAAAGGCCCGACTAGAGGACATGGACCCGGAAGTTCTTTTATCTGTAAGGTTCTGGAACGATCGTCCGTGGTTTGAACAAATTAAATGGAATAAAACGGTTGTTTTCGGGCATTGGGCGAAGATGGGTTTTGTCAACCGTCCGGGATTTATCGGTCTCGATGCAGGCTGCGTTTACGGCAAAAAGCTGATGGCGTGGTGCCCCGAGGAAGACCGTTTCTACGAGGTCCCGGCAGCCCGTGAGTATACGCCTGTGAAGGACAAGGCGAAAACGGCGATCGATGCTCCCTGTTTGGTACCTGGTGACAAACTTCCGGAAAAGGAACAGCCGAAAACTTTTGAAGAAATCAAACAAAAAATTGCCAGCGGCGATATAGCCCTGGCAGATGACAGTGAACAGACCCGAAAAATCCGCAAGGCGTCTCCGAGTATTGCCGCTGAATGGGCTGGATATCCTTGATGCGTCGGGGCGTTACGGGGTGTCCCCGTTCCCCTGTATTAAAGAATTAACGCCTGATGATTTCAAGCATGTCGCGTACGGCACGGTCGATGCCTACCATGACAGACTTGCTCACGATGCTGTGACCGATGACGAGTTCGTCGATACCTTCGATCGTAGCGATGGGGGCGACATTCCTGTAATTCAGGCCGCGTCCTGCCTTGACCTTCAAGCCGTATTTGCGGGCGAGAACGGTCATGTCTTCGAGAGCGGAAATTTCGCGTTCCACTTCTTCGTTGCTGCCGAGGGCGCAGCTGGTGGCGTATTTGCCCGTGTTGAATTCCACGAAGTCTGCTCCGATTTTCTTGGCGGCCTTGACCTGTTCCGTTTCGGCGTCAATGAACACGCCTACGGCAATGTCGTTGTTCTTGAGCGTCATGACGGGCTTGGCGAGGTCTGCCACCTTGGCGGCGACATTCAGGCCGTCTTCGGTGGAAAGTTCCGTGTGAATTTCGGGGACGAGGGTCACGGTGTCCGGCTGGTTGTTGATGGCGACCTGGACCATTTCCTGTGCGGGGCAGATTTCCAGGTTCATCTTGGTCGTGACCGTGCGGCGCAAAAGCTGGACGTCGCGATCCTGGATGTGCTGTTTGTCTTCGCGCAAGTGCATGGTGATGCCTTCCGCTCCGGCGAGTTCGGCGAGTACGGCGGCCGCGATGGGATCCGGTTCGCAAATTTTGCGGGCTTCGCGGATGGTGGCGATATGGTCAACATTAAATCCAAGTTTTACGGTCATGCGGGACTCCTTGTCATTT
This window contains:
- a CDS encoding phosphatase, producing MDNKLIATVDIGSHSCILLIAAFEDAPATEEGAAPRKVLVPKLQKVEVCRLGEDIYEHGAITEKRIKELEAIMTKFRMDLHALGANLKAAVMTEAMRNAENPDEVIAAVEKTLWMKPRIISGEEEGKLTYRSVKEWHGEGIVTIDIGGGSTELSNGDTTFSIPVGALKMFKAMGPIPGPEYKKFVKETFKEVSFKGMTKKPVYLIGGTGTALAMVYLNKQQFDYKAIEGLELSISDLEAVTTKISNLSKELRAMLPGLENGRHEVIICGLFWLKSLLEKLRVETFKISTAGLRFGLLYEDKKADAGKS
- a CDS encoding pseudouridine synthase; this encodes MRINKFISLCGIASRRAADALIEEGRVQVNGDVIKDLGHQVDENADNVVVDGKPAKLPRKTTTIMFHKPAGCVCTKTDPQGRRTVYDYLPPAYQSLKYVGRLDLQSRGLLLFTDDGELLHRLTHPSYEIPRSYYVWTDRPLSEHAAQKLVDGVDIREEGAEEEEIAFATDIYLEKGFAELVLVEGKNREIRRMMRAVGYEIRDLKRVSYCKLTLGELPAGEFRELTADELNKIRQAVHIK
- a CDS encoding metallophosphoesterase — encoded protein: MNCRTLYIGDVHGCADELERIVEAFGFVRGKDTLYQTGDVINKGPDMMRALRFVQDNGILTVRGNHEEHLIRAMELPESGWTEKQRARFAKLPMEEWTYIVSVVKQWPLWRDTPHALLVHAGLEPGKARLEDMDPEVLLSVRFWNDRPWFEQIKWNKTVVFGHWAKMGFVNRPGFIGLDAGCVYGKKLMAWCPEEDRFYEVPAAREYTPVKDKAKTAIDAPCLVPGDKLPEKEQPKTFEEIKQKIASGDIALADDSEQTRKIRKASPSIAAEWAGYP
- a CDS encoding pyridoxine 5'-phosphate synthase, coding for MTVKLGFNVDHIATIREARKICEPDPIAAAVLAELAGAEGITMHLREDKQHIQDRDVQLLRRTVTTKMNLEICPAQEMVQVAINNQPDTVTLVPEIHTELSTEDGLNVAAKVADLAKPVMTLKNNDIAVGVFIDAETEQVKAAKKIGADFVEFNTGKYATSCALGSNEEVEREISALEDMTVLARKYGLKVKAGRGLNYRNVAPIATIEGIDELVIGHSIVSKSVMVGIDRAVRDMLEIIRR